The Chitinophaga lutea genome contains the following window.
TCTCAAGAACATCATCCAGTATTACAGTGTGAGCCCGGAAGAAATGGAAAAGGAACTGCATCAATACGCCCGCAAACTGCTGGAGCAGGGGAAAGTCGCGGATGCATGGCAGGTACTACTGGCCGGGAATTGATAATCATGGAAAAGGAGCCGTATCAAAATTGCCCGGGCAGGGGAAAGCGGCGGATGCAGGGCAGCTGCTGCTGGCGGAAAATTGATAATCATGGAAAAGGGGCCGCATCCATGCGCCAACAAACCACCCAGGCAGGGAAAGTAGCGGATACATGGCAGATGCTACTCACGGAAAACAGATGACGGACAGATGAGCCATGTACCGCAAACGCAATTGCGAACAGAACATCCCGACCGACATACAACAGACCGCATTGAACATAAAAAGAGGTTGCCGCAATAATTTGCGGCAACCTCTTTCCTTTTAAAAAATATATGATCAGCTTTTGCTGCCGAACACTTTCTTCAGCAATTCGCTGGTACGCGCCGCAGGGTTCTGGCGGATGGCCAGTTCTTCTTTCGCGATCTGGTCGAACAGCGCCTGCACGGCCTTTTCCGTTACATACCCTTTCAGGTCCGGATTGATTTTATTAAACGTGGTGGGCAGGCTGTTGTATTTGGTCACGAGGCTGCCGTAGTATTTCGTGGCGCTGGTTTTGTTCAGCGCGCTGTCGATCACCGGCGAGAAGGCGGTTTTCAGCGACTCGGTGGTTTTGTTCTGGAAATAATCCGTAGCGGAACGCTGGCCGCCCCGCAGCAGGTTCAGCGCGTCGGTGATGGTCATCTGTTTGATGGCGTTCACGAATATGGGTTTGGCGAAACCCACGGCCTGCTCCGCCGCGCGGTTGATCTGCAGGATGGCTTTGTCCACTTCGCCGCCCAGGCCGATGCTGCGCAATGCCCGCTCGGCTTTTAACGCATCGGGTGGCAGCAGTACTTTATACAGTTCGTTCCCGAAAAACCCGTTCTGTTTATTGAGCAGCGAAATACCTGCGCTTACGCCTTTTTCCAGCGCCTCCTTAATCCCCAGCCCCGCTTCGTTTTCGGTCACCGATCCGGTGGTGGAGCTGCCGCCGTTTAAAATGCCCGCGGCCTTTTTCAGGATCTGCGCCTGGGATGCAGTGTGCAGGACGAGTGCGCCTGCCAGTAATACGATTGTTCTCTTTAGCATAGTCTGTTATTCAAGATGTAGGATGAAAGGGATTTATTCATGGATGGACAATAACGGCACATGCGTGTTGAACGCGATGCGCGAAGTATGGCTGCGCTTGAAGATGCTGTCGAACAGCCCGTGTTTTTTCGGGATGATGAGCAGCAGGTCGGCGCTCTGCTGGTCCGCAAAACCGGTGATGCCTTCCACCACGTTGGGATGGTCGATGAAATGGTATTGCGGGTTATAGTTATGCAGCATGTTATCAAGCTCCTGGTTCTCTTCGGGATGCAGGTGCTCTTTTCCTTCTTTCTGCACGTTGAGCACCAGCAGTTCGGGTTTGAATTCGTC
Protein-coding sequences here:
- a CDS encoding DUF4197 domain-containing protein; its protein translation is MLKRTIVLLAGALVLHTASQAQILKKAAGILNGGSSTTGSVTENEAGLGIKEALEKGVSAGISLLNKQNGFFGNELYKVLLPPDALKAERALRSIGLGGEVDKAILQINRAAEQAVGFAKPIFVNAIKQMTITDALNLLRGGQRSATDYFQNKTTESLKTAFSPVIDSALNKTSATKYYGSLVTKYNSLPTTFNKINPDLKGYVTEKAVQALFDQIAKEELAIRQNPAARTSELLKKVFGSKS